In Palaemon carinicauda isolate YSFRI2023 chromosome 21, ASM3689809v2, whole genome shotgun sequence, the following proteins share a genomic window:
- the LOC137615337 gene encoding galactoside 2-alpha-L-fucosyltransferase SEC1-like isoform X3 gives MEGFMQEVEERILKVGLLPPMHRALSKIFPNLSARLLPKKCTEPLPGWIWGFGADRIFMDTIKTSDWHNVHLLVMKKKLLHPIIIGGYPCNASILWHHRATWRREFTFASGIAKKARKEIQSTLKNWKIINGLNRTLKPLVIGVHVRRSDYISYLKQTTGGKVLGAEYFQRAFQFFREKYRNVVFLVASDDRRWCNRMLLNNETRDVIITPKASATDDLALLSYSSHFVMSVGTYGFWAGVLSGGLVTFPLKVGGRSEYFMTKNLRSIKSKDLIPIKL, from the exons GTTGGCCTTCTACCTCCAATGCACAGAGCCCTGTCCAAAATATTCCCGAATCTTTCAGCTCGCTTGTTGCCGAAAAAATGCACGGAG ccattgcctgggtggatatggggcttcggcgctgatcgtATCTTTATG GATACCATTAAAACCAGCGATTGGCACAACGTGCACTTGCTAGTAATGAAGAAGAAGCTGTTACATCCAATCATAATCGGCGGGTACCCTTGCAACGCCTCAATTTTATGGCATCACAGAGCCACCTGGCGAAGAGAATTTACCTTCGCTTCTGGAATCGCAAAAAAGGCCCGAAAGGAGATTCAAAGCACCCTTAAAAACTGGAAGATCATAAATGGTCTGAATCGCACATTGAAGCCCCTGGTTATTGGAGTTCACGTTCGAAGGTCTGACTATATTTCTTATCTAAAACAGACGACGGGCGGAAAGGTCCTTGGGGCCGAATACTTCCAAAGAGCCTTCCAATTCTTCAGAGAAAA gtATCGAAATGTTGTATTCCTAGTGGCGAGTGACGATCGGCGCTGGTGCAACCGTATGTTACTCAACAACGAAACTCGTGACGTCATTATTACTCCGAAAGCCTCGGCCACGGATGACCTGGCTCTCCTCTCTTACTCGTCGCATTTCGTCATGTCAGTTGGAACTTACGGATTCTGGGCCGGCGTTCTTTCCGGAGGGCTGGTAACCTTCCCTTTGAAAGTCGGCGGAAGGAGTGAATACTTTATGACCAAGAATTTGAGATCTATCAAATCCAAAGACTTGATTCCGATAAAGTTATGA
- the LOC137615337 gene encoding galactoside 2-alpha-L-fucosyltransferase SEC1-like isoform X4, whose translation MEGFMQEVEERILKVGLLPPMHRALSKIFPNLSARLLPKKCTEDTIKTSDWHNVHLLVMKKKLLHPIIIGGYPCNASILWHHRATWRREFTFASGIAKKARKEIQSTLKNWKIINGLNRTLKPLVIGVHVRRSDYISYLKQTTGGKVLGAEYFQRAFQFFREKYRNVVFLVASDDRRWCNRMLLNNETRDVIITPKASATDDLALLSYSSHFVMSVGTYGFWAGVLSGGLVTFPLKVGGRSEYFMTKNLRSIKSKDLIPIKL comes from the exons GTTGGCCTTCTACCTCCAATGCACAGAGCCCTGTCCAAAATATTCCCGAATCTTTCAGCTCGCTTGTTGCCGAAAAAATGCACGGAG GATACCATTAAAACCAGCGATTGGCACAACGTGCACTTGCTAGTAATGAAGAAGAAGCTGTTACATCCAATCATAATCGGCGGGTACCCTTGCAACGCCTCAATTTTATGGCATCACAGAGCCACCTGGCGAAGAGAATTTACCTTCGCTTCTGGAATCGCAAAAAAGGCCCGAAAGGAGATTCAAAGCACCCTTAAAAACTGGAAGATCATAAATGGTCTGAATCGCACATTGAAGCCCCTGGTTATTGGAGTTCACGTTCGAAGGTCTGACTATATTTCTTATCTAAAACAGACGACGGGCGGAAAGGTCCTTGGGGCCGAATACTTCCAAAGAGCCTTCCAATTCTTCAGAGAAAA gtATCGAAATGTTGTATTCCTAGTGGCGAGTGACGATCGGCGCTGGTGCAACCGTATGTTACTCAACAACGAAACTCGTGACGTCATTATTACTCCGAAAGCCTCGGCCACGGATGACCTGGCTCTCCTCTCTTACTCGTCGCATTTCGTCATGTCAGTTGGAACTTACGGATTCTGGGCCGGCGTTCTTTCCGGAGGGCTGGTAACCTTCCCTTTGAAAGTCGGCGGAAGGAGTGAATACTTTATGACCAAGAATTTGAGATCTATCAAATCCAAAGACTTGATTCCGATAAAGTTATGA